The genomic region tatagaaaattgaaaattgtaagaggaaaaaagaagcaGGAATTTCAAGAATGTCTAATGTTCTTCTTACCTGTACAGTTCAGAATTGGCATAAATTTCTGCAAAATCCACATCGAGTTGAGCCTCAACTGCAGGAGAACTGATTTCTAGCATCCATGTTGCAGGATTATATCCATCTTTGATCTTAGGAACATATGGGATAGCCTGAAATTGTCATATATTAGTTTGTGAGTAAAATTCCTAAGAGTTGCTGCATCGATAGCCCCTGCAGTGGCTATAGATAATAGCTTGTGATAAAAACTTCAAAAAGTTACTGCTATAAAATGTTGGTTCTCTAAGCATTGAGAATAGTGCTATTCACCTCAAAGTAATCTACAAGCTTTTGAGAATGGTGACCGAGGGATCCAGCATAAATGACTTGTCCACCCCTCTTCATCAACAGTAGCTGTGGGcaatttgatatttaatttaGAAAGTGTTATGTGATTATAAGACAGTCAGGCACACAGATCTCAAACATAGAATGTTTATATTGATATATCCCATATACCTCATCGAAAGCTTCAAAAATGTCTATGCTTGGCTGGTGAATTGTGCAGACTACAGTTCTCCCTGTATCCACTGTGTTTCTCACTGTACGCATTACAACTGCTGCAGCTCTAGCATCAAGGCCTGATGTTGGCTCATCCATGAAGATGATGGAGGGATTAGCAACCAGTTCTACAGCTATCGTGAGTCTCTTTCTCTGTTCAGTTGACAGACCGTCTACTCCTGGAACACCAACTAAGGAATTCCTCAATGGATTTAGCTCAACCAACTCCATGATTTCCTCAACAAACATCTATTGCACAAAAAATGAAAGCTGTGGTAAGCAACACCATTTGTAAAACTTTTAGTTTCTAGACATGTTTGGTAATTGGACAATTGGAAGCTACACATTATGAGTTACATATTACCATTAATAGAAAATCATTCATATCAAGAAACAAAGTTTGGAAAGGTTAAAGAAACTCCAACTTTGTTCTTGTCTTAAGACTCCAAAATATTGAAAGCTGAAATTAGAATAAAGAAATTGACCTATACCTAAATGGAAGAAAATGAATCATGTAAATGGCTCCAAGTTGCatgaataaaaaagattttgtgAAGTTTTTGTCTACCCACGTGACCTGTAGATATATGGGCACAGCCCAAAATATGATGTTATCTAATTATTTGGGCTAATTAACTTATGAAACTAGAATATTGTGGACTGAGGCacaagttagttttttttttttcatagcaaGTAAAAACACCTATTAAATTGAGAGTTGAAATAGAATAAGCTCATACAGTCATAGAAATGACATGTTTGGAGATAAAATGATTAGATTTTGGACAAAGAAACATGCCTTTTGAGTTTCCTGCTTAACTTCCTTGGCAAGACGCAGCCAGGCAGAGTACACAAGAGCTTCATAGACAGTAACATTGGGTGAATGGATATCATTCTGTTCACAATAACCGCTAACCCGAGCAAAAGTTTCTTGGTTCTTGGGGTAACCAGATATGCTGATACTTCCTTCAATGTACCCACCAGTTTTTCTTCCTGCTAGCACATCCATCAATGTGGTTTTTCCAGCACCACTTACTCCAACGAATGCTGTTAGAATACCAGGCCTGAAAGCACCACTAACATCACGTAACAGTTGGAGACGACTTTCTTCAATCCCTTGGCCCTTCATTTCCTGATGAAACTAGTGTTcagaatctagatttcaaaaacTAAATGGTttaaacttttgaatttttccaaATATTAAGATGTTAGCTTGATGTGACACATAATATTATGAGCCTAATTAGGAAAACACTCAATACAGAGTTGTTCAATTTTCTGTAGTATTCAAAATATCTTGACATCTTATTTTAACGAGCATCTTCTAGATATTCAGGATATCATTATCATAAAATTAATGGTCCCTCAGTCATGAGAAACAGAAAGTTGGAAATCTAGCAGTCCACTTATGATGCACTCTAGGAAAAATGATTAAAAGTTGTAAGTGATTGCCAAGAACTTTGTAACTCAACTGGCATCTCCCGGTATTTCCATTCGAGATATGCAAGGTTCAAATCTCTCACCCATCATAACTatcaacttatcaaaaaaaaaaggctctaAATGATCAGTCTATTGGGTAAATATACCTTTTATTCAACTATTTTATTGaatcagcttttatttttttcactttttcttgcCCTACCATAAGGCAATTCTCCAAGACGGAAAGAGAGAAATGACAAAAGATACTTACAGCTGGCATATCGACGTGGTAATTTACATGATTAAATGCAAGTGACAAGGGCTGGAATGGCAGAACCATTCCTCTTCTAGCAGGTACATTCTCTGCACCACTACTAATTGAGTTGTCTGGAGTGTTCTCCATTGCCATATCAATACCTGTACTCATTCCCATGTTACAATCATTAACAGCAGGAACCACTCCTTAAAGCAACTATGTAGATGATCTCTTAAAGAAATAGAACTGCAAGTTATGGAACCTTGAAATGACGGAGCGGTTGAAGATGTACTCATTTCTATGCCTCTCATCTGAAGCTGTCCATTAGAGGACTGCTTTCCACTTTTTTTATTGTCATCCTCCTCAACAATAACGGATTTAGAATCACCTAAAGCTGCATTTGATTTTCAAAGTAATGTCAGCTCTAAAATCTTATTGCAGTAACTGAACTGGAGATTAGTGTGGTAAATGATTGCTTACGATTTAGAAATGTGAGTGCAATGATAAAACAGATGTTAAAAAGAACAGAAAACCCAAGGAGTGCCCCAACACAAATCCAATACCAATAGTCTTCCTTAAACATGCCCCTGGTCTTGAGAAGAGCCTTTCCGACGGTGGGTTCAGGAATATATGGGTCCAGATTGGGCTGTAACAAAGAAAAAGTGAAGATAATTAATTGAAGATAATTTTAAAGGAACAGAATGATTGTTTACAAGTTTTCTTGGAGATCTTACTGCACTCCATCTTTTGTCAAGAAATTCATTGATGGCTATGGCATTCTGTCCATACATCATAGGAGAAATGTAGTAGCCCCATATCATCCATGGTTGAATGTCATCTAAACAAGGAGAAGGAGATTTTCACTATTTCAATTATTATAGCATTGCATGAAGAGATGAGCATCTCTCAACATATGTACAGAATCATTTTAGTTGAGACTTGAACGCTAAAGATTTATTGAAAACTCATCAACATAAACTGCTAACCTTTGGCAACAATGAACCCACcaagaacaaaaaccaaaaacaatgtAAAGGTAGCAAGCGTATTTGCCACAACTTGAACTCTTCCCAGTACTGCAATAAACCGGAAGAGAGATAGGGCCATCTGATGGATGCTGAAAAATGCCAATAATTGGCGGAAAAGCCTAATAGAATTTTCAAGATGTGTtaacaaaacataaattatatattcacaTAGCTCATGGATGGAAAATAATTGACATAACAAGAAATTATATACGCGTGAAGTTTATTCatttatctggaagaatataTGTGCAAGCACATACCTACTAGCAGCAGGAGCAAACCCAATAGTGTAATATGTTAGGCAGATCCATATTCCTGATTCCATCAATGAGAGAGGAATCCTGAGGAGCCAAATTGGTAAGCTAAAAGCCCATGCTGGATGGAACAAGAAATCCCGCTGCTTAAAAAATACAGGAAGCCTAAAAACAGTCAATGCAAGTTCTGACACTCCATTGAACATGATATTAATGAGACTGAAGAACAGTGCACCATAATATTTCCCTCCATCTTCTAATTGACCGTGCTTCATTTCAGTTCTAAAGAACACTGTCATGGCAATAAGTGACATTATGGTAATCTGGGTTGTCTTGAATACATATATGAAAGAGTTGCGCTTCATCAATAGCCACTCTCTTGCAAAGCATGCCTTCAAGAGTTCCCAATTAGAAATTCCATACTTCTCTTTTACTAATGCAGCAGGATGAGCTTTAGACCTATCATATGGAATTCCAAGCTCATCATAAAGTTGCTGGCCAATGTGAAAATTATGAAAGTGATCTACAAACTCAGGAACACTGGTATATCGGTAAGGTTCATTCTTTTTGCACCAGTACTGCTCCTGGTCCTTTTTGGAAGTAACCTCTTGCAAAAAGTCTGCAACTCCTTTCCTCTCTGGGCACTTGAAGCCCACatcttcaaaaaattcaagtacGTTCTCACACGGACCTTGATAGACAATCTGGCCTTCTGAAAGTAAAATAATGTCATCAAAAAGATCAAAGGTTTCAGGCGCAGGTTGCAGAAGAGAAATTATCATTGTCACATCCATTATATGAACCATCTGCCTCATGAACTTGACTATCTGGAAAGTGGTTGAACTGTCTAGACCATTTGTTATTTCATCCATAAAAAGAGCCTTTGCTGGTCCAACCAGCATTTCTCCTGCACTCAGTATAATCATTCCAATTCGACATTTTGTTAAATCCAAAAacgtttttgaaaaaaaaaaaaatacactaacacttcaattttatatgtagtcctttttctctttgttttacatACATACCTGTAGTAACACGCTTCTTTTGTCCACCAGATATGCCTCTTCTCATTTCATCACCCACAATAATGTCAGCACATATGTCCAATCCAAGAATCTGTTGTACATACTTTGAAAtgttagaaaagaaaattgtctGAGAATTAAAAGGGTGGTTACCAACATACCTTGAGAACATAATCTGTAACAAGACTTGTTTCTTGGCCTGCCATTGCTGTGGCTTTCATGAATGCATCTATCTCAGGATCTGGTTTTATTCCTACTTCTTTTTCTCGTCTTGACAATTCTGTCAGCAGGTCATACCTTGTTCCAACTCCCAAACAACGTCCTGAAAAATCCAATGTCTCTCTGACTGTCATTTCCCCTTGATGAAGATCATGTTGGCTAATGTATGCGCATGTTCTCTGAGGAACAAATTCTGATAACTCATGACCACAGTAACTGACTCTCCCTGATATCTGTTCGTGGAAGTTGTTAATGATGAAGTTAGGACTTCATAATATAAGAGTAATCATTACTAGAAGTACTCAGAATTCAACAATTACTTTTGGAATTTATTGTGAACTAGCTtgcaaaactaaaatttttcataaattaagAAACATTTTGAGGAATGTGTCTAAGAAAACTGACGTAACGAATTAGCAAACCAGACTTCATGAACTTTCTATATACTAAAATTTCCAGCATTACCTGCTCATTGCTCTATCCAAATAggaaaccagaaaaaaaaaattaaaaagattataTTATAGTTTGAATAATGCAAGATCTTAAAATGTTTGGCAGACATTGTCCTGGTTATAGGGAGGAGAAAATGACACACCCTGAGATCCTTGTCCATATTCCCAGCAAGTGCCTGCAGCAATGTTGTTTTCCCTGATCCTGGAGGTCCCAGAAGCAGTGTCATTCTGGAGAAAAACCACCAAATTAATCAACAAAGTACATGCAAGAAATTCAAAAGCTCAATAAAATCGCCTTGACACTGCACATGAGAAGAAAAACCATATGGTTAATTCTAATTCATTAAAAAGTTTTTCTACAACATattgtttcaagtttcaacaataAGTCAGGGGACACAAACTACATAGTAAGTCTTCTAATAATTCAATACCTTGATGGCTTCACTATTCCACTCACGTCACGTAGAATCTTGACAACCCTTTTCTTCGATGGCAAAAGCTTGATTAACCCAAGAACCGCCTATTTatcacaacaaattaaaaaccaaaccaTTGTCAGTACATATACCAAGCTGTAAAATAAATGGAAGCAACATTTCTTC from Castanea sativa cultivar Marrone di Chiusa Pesio chromosome 11, ASM4071231v1 harbors:
- the LOC142614451 gene encoding pleiotropic drug resistance protein 2-like — translated: MAAALAGDELVRSMSSKRMSFRSSSSKRSWASSSLRDAWTGQTDVFRKSGREDDEEELMWAALERLPTYDRLRKGMLKHVLDNGRVGYQEVDVTNLGVQDKKHLIESILKVVEEDNEKLLRRLRARTDRVGIDIPKIEVRFEHLSIEGDAYIGARALPTLLNSSLNSIEAVLGLIKLLPSKKRVVKILRDVSGIVKPSRMTLLLGPPGSGKTTLLQALAGNMDKDLRISGRVSYCGHELSEFVPQRTCAYISQHDLHQGEMTVRETLDFSGRCLGVGTRYDLLTELSRREKEVGIKPDPEIDAFMKATAMAGQETSLVTDYVLKILGLDICADIIVGDEMRRGISGGQKKRVTTGEMLVGPAKALFMDEITNGLDSSTTFQIVKFMRQMVHIMDVTMIISLLQPAPETFDLFDDIILLSEGQIVYQGPCENVLEFFEDVGFKCPERKGVADFLQEVTSKKDQEQYWCKKNEPYRYTSVPEFVDHFHNFHIGQQLYDELGIPYDRSKAHPAALVKEKYGISNWELLKACFAREWLLMKRNSFIYVFKTTQITIMSLIAMTVFFRTEMKHGQLEDGGKYYGALFFSLINIMFNGVSELALTVFRLPVFFKQRDFLFHPAWAFSLPIWLLRIPLSLMESGIWICLTYYTIGFAPAASRLFRQLLAFFSIHQMALSLFRFIAVLGRVQVVANTLATFTLFLVFVLGGFIVAKDDIQPWMIWGYYISPMMYGQNAIAINEFLDKRWSAPNLDPYIPEPTVGKALLKTRGMFKEDYWYWICVGALLGFSVLFNICFIIALTFLNPLGDSKSVIVEEDDNKKSGKQSSNGQLQMRGIEMSTSSTAPSFQGIDMAMENTPDNSISSGAENVPARRGMVLPFQPLSLAFNHVNYHVDMPAEMKGQGIEESRLQLLRDVSGAFRPGILTAFVGVSGAGKTTLMDVLAGRKTGGYIEGSISISGYPKNQETFARVSGYCEQNDIHSPNVTVYEALVYSAWLRLAKEVKQETQKMFVEEIMELVELNPLRNSLVGVPGVDGLSTEQRKRLTIAVELVANPSIIFMDEPTSGLDARAAAVVMRTVRNTVDTGRTVVCTIHQPSIDIFEAFDELLLMKRGGQVIYAGSLGHHSQKLVDYFEAIPYVPKIKDGYNPATWMLEISSPAVEAQLDVDFAEIYANSELYRRNQELIKELSTPSPGSKDLYFPTKYSQSFVTQCKACFWKQYWSYWRNPQYNALRLFITIVIGVLFGLIFWNKGDKTRKEQDLLNLLGAMFSAVFFLGSTNTAAVQPVVAIERTVFYRERAAGMYSALPYAFSQVAVEIIYVAIQTFVYTLILYSMIGFHWRLEKFLWFYFFILMSFMYFTLYGMMVVALTPSYQIAVIVMSFFLRIWNLFSGFLIARPQIPIWWRWYYWGSPVSWTLYGLVTSQVGDKTTPIEVPGQGFMPVKHYLKSHLGFEYNFLGAVVAAHIGFVLVFFFVFAYGIKFLNFQRR